In Bombus vancouverensis nearcticus chromosome 12, iyBomVanc1_principal, whole genome shotgun sequence, the genomic stretch CGTCGAACGAATCTTCATCTGTCTTCTAGTTTCCTAGTtttgtccataaaaaattcaaatttgtaGTTACTTATAGCAGTCTATTTATAACTTGTAATAGTATTCGATAAACCATCGAGTATCGTTGAGTGTCGTATACATAAGGACTTAGCTAATACTCGAGCTACAGTTTTCGCCGTAATATTTAATAGGTAAGacaattttcaagaaaaatacaAATCTACATAAATATCTGTAGTCTACTTATACGATACATATCCATGGAATTTAAAGCCTGCTTCACCGAAAGCAAATGCTTTcgtcatttaattaattaacagtTTACTAAATGaacttaaataatttaaataaatgaacaatTCGATACGATGttggatatatatacatatatatacctgTATATCGAGCGTGAAAGGGTTAAGCGTGTACTTACACCGTGGTTACAGGAATGAGCGTATGTATGCGTTAACGATGTTTACCAGGTTGGTATTCATTCCTCCGATGGCGATAAAATTTGCTTCCACTTTTCTCGTTTCCTTTTCTTGAGGATTCATTATGTCCGGTTGGGGATGGGCCTTGGCTGCAACAATATTgcattctttctctttctttcttatcCGTTTTCTGTATCCGTGGCGGAGGTATGCACGTTTAATACGAACGTACACGCCCATACGTTTTTGCGCGATAAGTGAATGAAACTGAGCGCAAAAAGAACTAATGAGATGCGGGAGATGATGTTGGCCTTGACCGACCAGGAAGGAAGGGTAGGGATAACGAGTCCCGATCGTCTGGGTCAGGTAGTACTTCAGAAACTTCCTTGCTCAAGTTTTACGCGGAGATAAACATTGCAGTATTTTGTTTAGCCAGCACCGTCTCCATTTGCATATCGGTTCCAAACCTCGAAAAATTGTATTGACCAAGGGCATGTAAGAAGAAATAGTGACGAATCCTTCGAGTGAACTCTGCTGCTctttttcacttattttcgacctaaaaatatttttttaacgttAAATAACATCTCAACAAACATCgaacaaagtgtaaaaaaattctgattgaatttttctttccaactgcacgataattattttcttgaaaCATTCAAAATTCTTAGATTCCTTACTAATAAAAATTCGTGGATCATACAGAGATAAAACACATAATCTAATAATACAAATTAAGGGAAAGGAAAGTTGCAATTGGAATGTCGTATTAACACAATATATGCCATTAATGGGGTCAACTCATTCTGGCGCCATCCAATCCGAGAGGGCCCTGTTCAAAATCACAGGTTGTATTCCGATCATTCTCACGTTACAAAAtgttataatatagaaatgACCAAATCGATGAGTCAGATAGAAAGCTTGGTACGGATACCGTGGATTTCCACACGgttctttatacatatatatattatttacgtCGAAGGGGTAAAGAACTGGGTCTTCGTGGCAAACAGCAGATAGATCGTGGACACTTTCGAAAACGACACGTCAGAAGGACCAACGAGTGCAACAAAGATTCGCGGAATAGAACGGTAGTCCATGGCCGTGTACCGTTTCGATTCGTCAAACGAAACGTTTTCGAAAGTTGAATTTATTCATGGAGAACGTAGGCTAAAACTCCTTCCTTTTATCTTTTAATTGGATTTCATCAGCGTATCAGTGACTGATAATAAAAATGCAATTGGAATTTAGAAACACTTGGTGACCTGTCTCTCGGTTAATCTCATGTTTGATCGCGTTTGAAACTATTTAACACGGGTCAAGTTATTTTGGCCTGTTTCCTTTTTTAGATATACAAGACGGGCCTAGAATTTACATTATTATCTAGTCTATCCACTTTTAAACGATGGTAACTCCATTATAGTTCGCTTAGGGTCTTGGAAATCGTTAATGATCACTGAGAACGGTGTAATTTATGTCTTATGAATAATATGTATCGAGCTCACAATCATTATATCTCATATCGAGAGACTATTAATAGACCGTGGATGTTTATACATTTACGGGTAATTTAAACACGTAAAAATACACAGAATAAACATAATACGCGAGAATGTATAAAGTTGTACAAAACAAAGTTTCCGACAAATCTAACAATAATCTCTAAAGATATGCTACAAGTTGTTCCATGCCTTACGACTACAATCTCAGACATTTCAATATGTAAAATCTGCTTTTCATTCTACAGATTTGCACAAGccaatataatatttatcatcTTCGAGGGACAATTAATGTCTGACGAATCTCGCGTATAATAATGGAAAAATTCGTGAAAAGGTCCTTTCTGCGTGTCGTTGGAAGCCAGAGGACACCTTTTCAGGGGTCGAAACATTACGTGTTTTGCGATAATTGAACGATCGTTATTTTCTTCCGCGGATGGAACGGAAAGTAGTAAAAGCTGACGGTCTGGGTTCGTTGGACCCCAGGTCGATCTGACGTAATTTGCTTCCAGGTCGTCCACGGGTGGATTTCCTCTCTGTTCAGCGCGCGTGTTTGCCGGACACGAACGTTCGTGTTGGTACGAATTTCACCGAAACCTGTTATGCCACCGACGATACGGGTTTACGACTGCAGTGGCATCCTCTGTATCTGGATGTCGTCGACTTTTGCTCCTTCGATTTGCATCGTGACACAGATGACATTCTGGGTCCATTCTTTCCCTCTTTAGATTTTCTGCTGTGCGGTAAGGTGTACTTTATAGCTTACTGCTTCGATTCGCACATTTTAGCCTATTCTACACCCTTGTTCATAAGTATCAAGTcaaggaaaaaaaaaacggtTAATTGCTGTTAGTCGATTTGTGAGAATGCaagaaaataatgaatgtaaatGTCGAGACTCGAAGATGATCCCTAATGTTGGTTTAGTAAATTCTCAATAATTTTTAGGTTTGTCTTATACCTCACACACATCTTAATATCTGTAATTGGAGACGCTGCAGGATAGAGGTAGTGGAAATTACTATCTTTTAACGATTTGTACATTTAATGGAGTATTTTCTTCAGAAATTACATCGATGGCGAACTCTTGAAATATCCTCATATTCATAAACAAGAGTGTAGATTATtgacttttttaaaattattatttaattatatttatttaattgtgaATTTGTTATTTCACATTATATCTGTGCAGTAATGCAATTGATAAAGTAAAATTCGatataactttccaataaatAAATGTGTAATAAATACGTAACTCTTCATGCGTAAACCAAGTAAGTGCTTGGAATGTTTTCTGAAAAGGACACACGGTGAATGCAGATGCATTTCGTCGTTGATATCATTACGTATAAACTTTCGAAGGTGGTCTTTTTCCTCGCCCCTAGAAAGCTTCTCGTGTATCTTGACACGATTTACCTGTTCGAAATCGACGCAGAGCCTATGACGTTACTACGTCGTGGATAACATGTTGATCACGTTTGACCGACTACTCTTACGTGAAATGACGTCACAGCGTGATCGTCATTCTTGTTTGTTGAACAAGACAGAAAGACGAAGGTGGAATGACAACTACTATTGCTTCAGATTAGACTACTGTTGCCTTAGACGGTGTTTCCTTTGGAGAACATCATTGGTTTGATAAAAAAAGCGTAAAATTAACCAATTTTGGAATATCTGGGGAACGAATCATAATGTGAAAGTATACTTATAAAAGTTTGATTCACGAGATCTACTTTGAGAAACAATTTAGAAGACTATGAATCGACCCAAAAACCTACTACACTACCTAAAATATACCAAACTGTAAACCTCGCTCTTGAATCGCTAACAATACTAACACATACCAGTAGTTGATGCGGCGtcaaataattgaaacgaaagaagaggaaatattttcctcctccttttttaaataataaataataaacacaAACGATATTTTGTTAAAGACAAATCCAAAGAACATTAGCAAAATTGTGAAAAAATTTCCTATTTCAAGGCCCCGAAGGATTTAATCAAATTAAATGAGTTGATTAATTAAATGAAAGATTTACTCTTCTTACAACTAATTGTGTCACTCTTCTAAGAAACCaacgatatttataaaatcgaaataaaaaCAGGAACTTGAATCGAGTTAATCTCTATTGAACAGCACAAATGGCAGttcaaatgaataaaaatataagttattacgACTATTGAAAGTTTATAGTTGGTGTTTTCATGTGTAGTCCAGCTTCGATGCTGTGCTTGAATTAAGGAAAATAAAGACTCGTTCCTGAACGGCATccgttttatttcattttatttctttttcttacggACCAAGCCGGTCATCGatgatatatttgtataataaaggAGAACACGTTGGTGCCCCGGCAAGTATTATGCAGGCGCCGCGCCGTTCAAAGCGAATGAAGAAGCTCTGCTAGCCCATTGACAGGCTTTTCCTGCCGCTGTTAACTTCGAATGGGTAATTCATGTTCAGTGATAGCGGCCTTACCCCATATACTCTTTCGCCAACACTTGCATGACAAGAAAAAGCTAAAAAGCATctaggaaaataataatttattaatgtttGATATATTTAGCGCTTCTGCATCATAACACGAATGTATTTACTAGTGTTGATAACACGTTTGGTTAGTATTATACGTGAAAAATACTGTACTTGGTTGTTAGAATATAAATTGACGAGATTACTAAGAAAATAGACAGTATCTGCAGGATGACAGAATATATTAACAAATTGATAATTCTGAGAACTGTTTTCAACCTTTCGTTTGctgataaaacaaatattacaaTCTTATTGATTGATATTATAATATCAAATACGATAAAACTTCTGTGTAATGATTATGATTCTGTATATTGGAATATGTTCTTATAAGAAAAATTTATGataacaatatttaataatcTTTTACCCCTTCGATATGGATGATCGTTGATAAGGAAATATATCAAGctcaaatttcatattttcatatgaatatgaaattctatatgaattttattaagatttatatGTACTGTATTATGtgttatatgaaaaatataccgCAATATACCGAAAAACATATTTGTAAGGAACGATTCGATGATTCGCTAAATAAACTGAATTATCGTAAATGTTTCTCGATTCTATTCCAATCTATGTTGATACCTTATCGAATCTAAAATCAACTCATGCACATTGAGAATCCTGTCTTGCATATGTACTTTGTCGAAGTAATACTAGTACGTAGTCGGAGCAGGTTCACGTGCATTTGCGTCTTTACTAGATGAAATGACAAGTGTCGTTTAACTCTTACCATCGTCGAACGACGACAGCTTGTGGGAAAACACAAGAGAGTACATGTAATGCCGCTCCTATTATGTTCGAATGCTTCGACGTCATTAACTCAGTATCGTCACTTTTCCCTTATTTTTTGTCCTTATCAAAAATTACTTCTTTTAGCCATACGACTTCAAAAAATTCTCTATtccaatattattaaaatttcaattaaaaaaatccTCTGCTCTAATATTCTCTCCTTTCCCCACCCATATTTTCTCCTTATTCCAAAATTTCTCCTCCTCAAATTTCGCCTTTATGAACATAAAAAATCATCTAATCTAGTATCCTTTATTCTCCCATATTTTTCCTCCTTATCAACAATCCTCCTACTATGATCtgccaacaacaacaacaacaacagcgaCGATCAAAACATCAGTGTTTCTGCCGCGGTAGGTGAACGTTACATTTTTCTACTGTACGTATCTGTAGTACACCGTGGCTGAGAAGAAGAATGCAGTTTCTTCCTAGCAGCTGCATCAAGGAGCCGCCTCGGGattcctcttccttttctgtGCCGGTTTCGCGGTGGGTTCGCAACGGGAGGATCGATCTGCGTCCTTGAATACGGAATGACTGGAGCAGCCCTGGGAAGGGCAAGTGTTTACTTTGTAACAATCTCGGGACTCGGTCTCTCGGTCGGCTGCATTTTTATGCGTCTGCATTAGCCTTAATCGCTATATTATGAGCATCAGGTGGTCCCCGTGCATCAGATGGATTTCAAGGGTGACCGTTTCACcgtgttttcttcttcttttttcctttttttttctctccaccTCGACTGGTTTCTCTTTGTCTACCCCAAGTAGAAAGACTGGCCATCGTGCCTCTGGCTGGCAACCAACACCACGATATATTCTCGTTCGTCCTCTTCCCACACCCTTGACCTAGCCAGCCAGACAGTGTTTGAATATTCAGCAGGCGACGATCTCCAACACTTTGTCGCGTTCGAATTGCTCGCTCTGTCACGATACCGGTCAGCATATTCTGTCGTTTCTTACTTCATCCTATTTTGAGCTTAACCCCTGCCACGTTCTTTCGGCTATTTTTCTACccaattatatctttttttacCGTTAACAAAATACCTTTAGCCTAACCAAGGTTTCATTTGCGTGCATGATCTCAATTATGCGTTGAATTTCTTCTTCGAACATTATCGAATTCCTTTTATTTGGTAAAATGAGAGCTAGATTGAAACACAGAAATTCGGGAATCGTAACAGGGTTAGAAAGTCGAGGGTTGAAAATTGGGGTTCCCACCCTGAAATCGAAAGTATAGTTTGCGAACAGTTTCaggtttatatatgtatatatgtggtTAGGAATGATTCAAGATGTATTCTGGTAGGAGATTTGAAATTAGATAGACGATACACTCATTGGAAACGCTGCCCTATTTGCGACATATTAAATGAATACGCCGTGTAACCTGACCTGCTTCTAGATGTATTCGATGCATTTGCATAATTTGGACATTGCCAATAGTAATATGATTGGCTATCGATCTGTTTAAGTTTGGTTAGTACGCCTAATATTTTATCCGCTGTTTTACAGACCTGTAAAAGTTTTAGATGAAACCGAGAAGTTCAAACGAATATCTCTTTTTATGTAAagtaatattttcttttcatattaATAGAAAATAGATGAAATGAGCCCTGATATCATTATATCTTGGATGAACCATGACAATTTGGATTGATCGATTCAATTTTCGTATCACGTTCATCGAGGAAAATATACAACAAAGATTAAAATCAAGTAATTTATATAATCTAGACCGCTGTATTGATTTACACTATCCATAACAAAGACTGTTCCTATCCAATTTTCAATTCAACAAGAACAAATTACTCTTACTACAAGAGTATCTACGATATCGTCATTTTAAACAGTTgtacaaataattaaaaacttagaCTTTTACGCACCAAGTACTATCAACAATACGCGCAACAATTATAACCAACAAAGCCAATCGACTAAATAATCTATGTTCGCCGACGCCAAATCAATAAAACATTTCCAGATTGCCATTACCACAACCAAACTatctaaaatatcatttaaACCAGTTTGAAAATAATCCAACATAGATATTATTATCCTCCAACATTCACATAGTATGCACGTGATCAATAACCATCGGTAGAGGCGATCAGTAATATTATTAGATTAATAGAACGTGTCAGGTCGTCGCGGTAAACTGGGTCTCGGGGTCTCGGTTTCGCACATAACCGTGCGATCTAAGTGGCGCTGCCTAGCCACCACGTCACCGGAGAACGCGGTGCACCAGGTGAAAGTCTCAGCTTGCGGAAAATGCAGTGGTCACAAGGGATCGGTGGTTGCGCGAGACCTGGCGCCGATTGCAAGATAACTCGAAATTGTCACGATCGCGTACTGGTCCAGAGTTGAACGTTTAGCCTTTAAgcaacgaataaaaaataagtttTACATTTCCatctttattttattcgttagttttattatttctattattatgtaatCTAATGTCCTTATAATTCTTGATTCTATGATGACTCTTCGTCTGTACCAGCGTCTTTATTTCGCGTCTTTGTTTCgtcttaatttcttttatatgtatcgttattttttttttttttttacatggaGCTTCAGTGGAAAATGACGCAGTTGAAATAAATTACGAATAAAAAAGCAGGAGTTAAGGAATAGCTTCATACATGCTTCGTCTTTTTACCTTGTAGTTTCTTAACTAAATGAAACTGATCGTTAATTATTACATCGTGGTCACCGATATAAGAAATACACAGGTCGTTTTtgagtaatttattttttattcatttgaaCAGCTAAAATTTAACTCTGGACCAGCGTGATATCACctgttctttctctttccctttctgtGCCTGTGAAACACGAGCGCATTAGCGATCTGAcgttcttcttctctctttttttttttttaatcacgtTCAGTAAACAAATGTCCTACTGGCTAGTCGGGTTTTCTCTGTCGAAATTGACCGTGTTCGTGTCTTGACGTATTCTCTTATGTTTGGTCTATATactactttctttttttccttagTGGCCACGTAATTAAACCCGACAGGCTGAGTATACATTCTTGCGGGGGTAATTGATAGACATCCTTCGAGCTGAAAATGGTGCAGCATTTCTTAGTTGGCCAACCGATTCGCTAGGTATGCGAGATCGGTGTTCGTAATGGGTCTACTCGTTCCTTCGAGCAACGGCCACATCGGTGCTCTTTTCTTGTAGCTCTGGTTTAATAGCTCGTGGCGTGTTATTTCGCATAATTTGTGGCGAGGTAGTATTCACTAATTTCGTTCTTTAATTAGGTTGGAACCTTGCTTTATGATATCTGACTGGTGGCACGGATTATGTTTGAAGATCATAGAAAGAAGATTATAAGTCACATTTTCTGCTTTTTGCGGGAAAACGGTTTCCAAATTCAACGCGTAATCGTATTaccaaaattgtattttttgaaATTCCTGAAATGTTGCAGATCACAATATCGAAGTATCGACTGTGTTAATAATTTCATGAAACTTCGCCAATTTAACTGTTTTTAAGAAACATATATTTAAACCTGACAGGTCGTCTTCATTTTCAGTTATGTCATATTAAAATTCTCCTGTTTAATCATCAATGATTTTGATGTTATTTAATTGTTAACAGCTGTGCATTAATAAACTCCAGTTAAAGAGAGGAAGGATCTATCTGGTTCGAAAATATAAGTTTCTTATCGAGAGACAAGAAATTCATGAAATTCTGTGAAAAGATTTTTAATATCAGAAACATGATAatgctttaatattttttaggaGACCTACgatcattttttatatactttttttataaatattttcaaaaagaccacacaataaaattgaataaaaagacAGTTTTGATAATCTGCGATCGATCGAATTTTAAAATCGTCTTACTTCCTAAATGGTCTTCGATTAGTCACGTAGTTATTGAAAATAGTAATCTAAGGGGATGAAAGCGACACATAGCCacgataaagaaaaaagaaattatatacaGATACTAGATGAATGTCTCGATACATTCGATAAAAAGATTGGTAAGAATTGGTTACCATGCGTCTGATCGGAGCCTGGTAACAACTGACCAACGGAATACACACACGTGCGACTACTGAATGCGATTTGCAATCGGGCTGAGAGTTTAGTAGGTGACTCCGTTTGCTTGCAATTCTCGAACGCGTGGTGCGCTCTATTTAAAAGTCCTCGCATTTAGTCGGATTGATCTAAATTAGCTGATCTATTCAGCAGACAGTCGAGGGTTTACTTTTCTCATTGACACCAGACGCTTCGATCCTTCTTCGATTCATGTAAGTACGATGCGAGAGTCGATTGTTACGCCGAGACTTCTCAATCAAAGCTTACACTTTCTTGCTTTCCCATCCGACACGATATTTCAAATATCTTCTAAAAGTGTCCATAGAAGAGCCAAAGGGAAATCTGCATGAATAATCTTAGTGGAAAATTCAAATCGAAAATCACACGTATCGATAACGGTTCCGTTATATTTTTCTCGaatctaaaaatatttcttgacGATAGAAGAAGACGATTGCGTCGAAGACCGCGTATTAAGTGAATTGAATTGAGAAAAGACAGGAAATAAAATTCGCAAAAATCGAGCAAACTCTTGATGTAGGTCGCAGTGTTCGTAAGGAGAGATAGCCGCAAAATAACTGGGCGAGATGCGATTTAAAAAAGTGGAACGTGCGTGGATTAGATCGAGCACGCCTCGTGACACTTTCTCCTTCGTTTCTGGATTGCGATCGATAATTTACTTCCTTAGAAAGCTCAGTCTTTCAGGTGATCTTTTAACACGAAGAAACCTGACATAGCTAGCTAATTTTTTCCtgttttttccttcttttttaccGATCGATCTACGGCTTAACTGTGTTACGCTTTAACCACGATCCTTGCAACCGCAAAAGCCTGCAAGATGTGGCCAAgataatatgtgtgtgtgtgttactTTCTCTTTCACTTCGCCATCGTGCACGCCGATTGGTCGTTTTGGAACTTAATGTCCTTTTCATCGCTTCCTGAAAAACGAGAAAGTTTTCCCTCACTAACCTTCGACGATCTTTCTCTTGTAAAATTCTCGTACAAGTGCATATTTGCATATTTGATACGTCATTTTTTCtcatttaaataaatgaataaataaggctactaaaaatacatatatataaatattactcaGTGAATGGTGAATTACGAAGATTGGAGGATGAAATGGAAATAGTCGTTAACTGATTTTTATATCGCTTCGTGCAAATTATCTGATTGCTATTGCCTAAAAGAGAGTATCTTAATATGATTTGACTGGAAAGAAAAACCACCTACTATGTGGAAAGATATATTAGCTTTCAGAATAGATGATAATTCGAAGATGTATAAAACCAATAAAATTACTAATATTACgacgattaatatttttaaaatatttaagaataaagaagaatttatATGCGAAAGAATGTAACGTTTAATAGGTCGATCAAGTTTCTACCTCGGTTTTACTCTTTTAAATGTATTCACgaagatatgaatttgcatatttatTATGTTCCTCTTCGGTCTtcaatttctctctttttcgttctacttattaatttcaaaaatgaacaaaaattaATCGTCATTGATTTCAATTCGGAAGAGGCGAGTACCTTCATGGATCTTGGATGGATGGACAAAAATCAAAATTCGCGGGCCGCGTTCGCAGGCAACGTTCGCGCGTTTGCAGGCCAGGTTCGCACGTTTGCACGTTCTCACGTTTCATAGTACGGTGTTTGAATGAGGATCCGCGACAAAGATTAAAAGATGCATATAACGTGCACTTTTCCTGAAACTTGATATCAGGGGATCTGCCGTgaataaaagtttgtttatcaAATCTTTGTTAGTATTTTCCATCCTGCCTGGCTTAGTTGAATTTACAATTACACCATATCTTTGCTCAAAGTCTCCATATTTAAGTTCTAACAAACGTCACTTAACAAGAATTAACAAACAAGAACGTATAACGAGCGAACTAATCAAGTGATCAGATTTTGATGTACGAACGATTCTTACTAATGctctatcgattttttggaGAATTATTGTTTAcacttgtattatttatttacagctTGACGATGTCATCGAATAATAAGATGAAAATCGAGCTACGATTATGTCGATTTTTGTCCATTGTACGCCGTACTGTACCTCGTTTCCAACTGTCGCCGTTATACGTTCCAGATCGCATCCAGACGATTTCTTCTTTCGAGGGCCTCGAAACGTGCCCCAGGTGACTCGCGTGCAATTTTTTGCGAAACTGCGCACAAAGCAGGTGAAAGAGGACACCAGGGATGACTGGCTTAGGTCTCTCGTTGAGCGGTAAATTTAGAAGCAGCGCGAAGTTGTGCCAGCCGGCAGCACGTGTATGCTTCGACCACGTGCTCCAATCTGCCATGGGTACAAACGTGTTGGCCGGTTTTGTGCCTACACGAGGCGGTTTGGCATATATAATATGCACATACATATCGTTGATTCACTAGATCTACGAGAAATACCTGACTAGTTCAGGGTTACATGTTAAAACCTGGAATATCAAGTCC encodes the following:
- the LOC143303447 gene encoding uncharacterized protein LOC143303447, which translates into the protein MYVHIIYAKPPRVGTKPANTFVPMADWSTWSKHTRAAGWHNFALLLNLPLNERPKPVIPGVLFHLLCAQFRKKLHASHLGHVSRPSKEEIVWMRSGTYNGDSWKRAKAHPQPDIMNPQEKETRKVEANFIAIGGMNTNLETRRQMKIRSTYHKIGKIVWSARKGTRQ